The Nostoc sp. NIES-3756 DNA window GGTAGGCAATGAGCCATTTTTATTAATGTTAGGCGACCATGTTTATAAATCTGCTATAGATAAATCTTGTGCGCGACAAATGGTAGAAATTTATGAGCAAGTCAACCAAAGTGTAGTTAGTTTAACTACTATGCCAGCCGCAATAATTAATAAAGCAGGATGTGTCGGAGGAGCGTGGAAAGAGTTTAATTCTTTACTGAGAGTAACACAACTGGCTGAAAAACCCAGCATTGATTATGCGCGTCAGCACCTACGGGTAGAAGGAATGTCAGAAGATGAGTTTTTATGTATTTTTGGTTTATATGTAATTACGCCGAAAATATTTGATTTTTTGGCAGAAAGTATCAATAAAAATTCACGCACCTATGGCGAGTTTCAAGTAACAACCTGTTTAGATAAATTGTGCCAAGCAGAAGGCATGACTGGATATGTTGTTCAAGGCAAATGTTTTGATACAGGTTTACCAGATACCTATCGTCAAACCATAATCGATTTTATTGGTAATGAATATTAACTGATAACTACGAATTACGAATTACGAATTACGAATTATCACCTCACGGCTCCATCCAATAGACGTATTGTTCCTGCTTGAGAGTCAATTTCCACATCCACACCAATTGGCAAAATAAATTTATCTTGAATATGACCAATCATTGAACCATACCAAGCAGGTATTTTTAAAGGGGTGATATGGTCTTGTAATACTTCTATTAAAGTGAATGATGCACCTTTACTAGGTTTACAGTCAGTACATTGACCAAAAATAAAACCTGAAATTCTATTTA harbors:
- a CDS encoding UTP--glucose-1-phosphate uridylyltransferase: MQSNKVRKAVIPVAGFGTRLFPATKVVKKALFPIIDRDGRAKPVILAIAEEAVSAGISEIGIVVQPDDLAVFAELFKNPPTLELWQKLSPQNQEYSQYLQELGQKVVLLTQTEQEGYGHAVYCAKDWVGNEPFLLMLGDHVYKSAIDKSCARQMVEIYEQVNQSVVSLTTMPAAIINKAGCVGGAWKEFNSLLRVTQLAEKPSIDYARQHLRVEGMSEDEFLCIFGLYVITPKIFDFLAESINKNSRTYGEFQVTTCLDKLCQAEGMTGYVVQGKCFDTGLPDTYRQTIIDFIGNEY